A DNA window from Vigna angularis cultivar LongXiaoDou No.4 chromosome 1, ASM1680809v1, whole genome shotgun sequence contains the following coding sequences:
- the LOC108334237 gene encoding probable serine/threonine-protein kinase CST isoform X2: MGLCFSGAPSLQYSSLNRPRYPGSSDIHGSSVEFSETITTTDIRKSQFSVRETIYSDCSPIPFNHRQLLKWPELKVFSFKELKSATGNFKSDRLVGEGGFGRVYKAWLDENTFTPAKPGSGVEVAIKMFNHKSNRGFLLWQSEVNVLGRLSHPNVIRLLGYCWDEDEFLLVYEFMPNESFHYHLFERNHEPLSWNTRLKIIIGAARGLAFLHANENKNYNAKIADFGLATLGPSEGQSHVSTSIMGTFGYIAPEYITTGDLYVKSDVYAFGVVLLEILTGMKAHDTIRSTGQQNLVEWSKPCLSSEIKLKTIMDGKIEGQYSPKAALQAAQLALKCLEHDPYQRPSMEEVLEGLEAIEDNQ; encoded by the exons ATGGGTCTTTGCTTCTCCGGTGCTCCATCACTTCAATACTCTTCACTCAACCGCCCTCGTTATCCAG GCTCATCAGACATTCACGGCAGCAGCGTCGAGTTCTCCGAAACCATCACAACCACCGATATCAGAAAAAGTCAGTTTTCCGTGAGAGAAACCATCTACAGCGATTGCTCTCCTATTCCTTTTAACCATCGCCAACTTCTGAAATGGCCTGAGTTGAAGGTTTTCAGTTTTAAGGAGCTGAAATCTGCCACAGGGAATTTTAAATCCGACAGATTGGTCGGTGAAGGTGGGTTTGGCAGAGTTTACAAGGCATGGTTGGATGAGAACACCTTCACCCCCGCCAAACCAGGCTCTGGAGTTGAAGTTGCCATCAAAATGTTCAACCACAAAAGTAATCGAGGGTTTTTACTGTGGCAG TCTGAGGTAAACGTTTTAGGAAGGCTTTCTCACCCCAACGTGATCAGGTTATTGGGGTACTGTTGGGACGAGGACGAGTTTCTTCTTGTGTATGAGTTCATGCCAAACGAAAGCTTTCACTATCATCTCTTCGAAA GAAATCATGAACCACTTTCGTGGAACACCCGGCTTAAAATAATTATCGGTGCAGCTCGGGGATTAGCTTTCTTGCATGCCAACGAAAATAAG AATTACAATGCAAAAATAGCAGACTTTGGGTTGGCTACATTGGGACCATCGGAGGGACAATCACATGTAAGTACCAGTATCATGGGCACCTTTGGTTATATTGCACCAGAATATATTACAACAG GGGACTTGTATGTGAAGAGTGATGTGTATGCATTTGGTGTAGTGCTTCTTGAAATACTTACAGGCATGAAGGCACATGACACAATAAGGTCAACAGGGCAGCAGAACCTGGTTGAATGGAGCAAGCCCTGTCTCTCTTCCGAAATAAAGTTGAAAACAATTATGGATGGTAAGATAGAGGGTCAATATTCACCCAAAGCTGCATTACAAGCAGCACAACTTGCTCTAAAATGCCTAGAGCATGATCCTTATCAACGTCCTTCAATGGAAGAAGTTCTTGAGGGATTGGAAGCCATTGAAGATAACCAGTGA
- the LOC108334237 gene encoding probable serine/threonine-protein kinase PIX13 isoform X1: protein MGLCFSGAPSLQYSSLNRPRYPGSSDIHGSSVEFSETITTTDIRKSQFSVRETIYSDCSPIPFNHRQLLKWPELKVFSFKELKSATGNFKSDRLVGEGGFGRVYKAWLDENTFTPAKPGSGVEVAIKMFNHKSNRGFLLWQSEVNVLGRLSHPNVIRLLGYCWDEDEFLLVYEFMPNESFHYHLFERNHEPLSWNTRLKIIIGAARGLAFLHANENKVIFRDFKSSNILLDGNYNAKIADFGLATLGPSEGQSHVSTSIMGTFGYIAPEYITTGDLYVKSDVYAFGVVLLEILTGMKAHDTIRSTGQQNLVEWSKPCLSSEIKLKTIMDGKIEGQYSPKAALQAAQLALKCLEHDPYQRPSMEEVLEGLEAIEDNQ, encoded by the exons ATGGGTCTTTGCTTCTCCGGTGCTCCATCACTTCAATACTCTTCACTCAACCGCCCTCGTTATCCAG GCTCATCAGACATTCACGGCAGCAGCGTCGAGTTCTCCGAAACCATCACAACCACCGATATCAGAAAAAGTCAGTTTTCCGTGAGAGAAACCATCTACAGCGATTGCTCTCCTATTCCTTTTAACCATCGCCAACTTCTGAAATGGCCTGAGTTGAAGGTTTTCAGTTTTAAGGAGCTGAAATCTGCCACAGGGAATTTTAAATCCGACAGATTGGTCGGTGAAGGTGGGTTTGGCAGAGTTTACAAGGCATGGTTGGATGAGAACACCTTCACCCCCGCCAAACCAGGCTCTGGAGTTGAAGTTGCCATCAAAATGTTCAACCACAAAAGTAATCGAGGGTTTTTACTGTGGCAG TCTGAGGTAAACGTTTTAGGAAGGCTTTCTCACCCCAACGTGATCAGGTTATTGGGGTACTGTTGGGACGAGGACGAGTTTCTTCTTGTGTATGAGTTCATGCCAAACGAAAGCTTTCACTATCATCTCTTCGAAA GAAATCATGAACCACTTTCGTGGAACACCCGGCTTAAAATAATTATCGGTGCAGCTCGGGGATTAGCTTTCTTGCATGCCAACGAAAATAAGGTCATATTCAGAGATTTCAAGTCCTCAAATATACTGCTGGACGGG AATTACAATGCAAAAATAGCAGACTTTGGGTTGGCTACATTGGGACCATCGGAGGGACAATCACATGTAAGTACCAGTATCATGGGCACCTTTGGTTATATTGCACCAGAATATATTACAACAG GGGACTTGTATGTGAAGAGTGATGTGTATGCATTTGGTGTAGTGCTTCTTGAAATACTTACAGGCATGAAGGCACATGACACAATAAGGTCAACAGGGCAGCAGAACCTGGTTGAATGGAGCAAGCCCTGTCTCTCTTCCGAAATAAAGTTGAAAACAATTATGGATGGTAAGATAGAGGGTCAATATTCACCCAAAGCTGCATTACAAGCAGCACAACTTGCTCTAAAATGCCTAGAGCATGATCCTTATCAACGTCCTTCAATGGAAGAAGTTCTTGAGGGATTGGAAGCCATTGAAGATAACCAGTGA
- the LOC108328435 gene encoding probable serine/threonine-protein kinase PIX13, with translation MNLKYIPESEVNFLGRLSHPNLVKLLGYCWDEDELLLVYEFMPKGSLENHLFRRNPNIEPLSWNTRIKIVIGAARGLGFLHTSENQVICRDFKTSNILLDSNYNAKLADFGLAKLGPSEGQSHVTTRVMGTYGYAAPEYIATGQLYVKSDVYGFGVVLLEILTGMRALDARRPTGKQNLVEWIKPYLSSKKKLKTIMDGKIEGQYSPKAALQAAQLALKCLEHYPDQRPSMEEVLEGLETIENIHSR, from the exons TCAGAAGTGAACTTTTTGGGAAGGCTTTCCCACCCCAACCTCGTCAAGTTATTGGGCTACTGTTGGGACGAGGATGAACTTCTTCTTGTGTACGAGTTCATGCCCAAGGGAAGCTTGGAGAATCATCTCTTTCGAA GAAATCCTAACATAGAACCACTTTCTTGGAACACCCGGATTAAAATAGTTATTGGTGCTGCTCGTGGACTTGGATTCCTGCATACGTCGGAAAATCAAGTTATATGTAGAGATTTTAAGACCTCAAATATACTTCTTGACAGT AATTACAATGCAAAATTAGCAGACTTTGGCTTGGCTAAATTGGGACCATCTGAGGGACAATCACATGTAACTACCAGGGTCATGGGCACCTATGGTTATGCTGCACCAGAATATATTGCAACAG GGCAGTTGTATGTGAAGAGTGATGTGTATGGATTTGGTGTGGTCCTTCTTGAAATACTGACAGGCATGAGGGCACTTGACGCAAGAAGGCCAACGGGGAAGCAGAACCTGGTTGAATGGATCAAGCCCTATCTCTCTTccaaaaaaaagttgaaaacaaTTATGGATGGTAAGATAGAGGGTCAATATTCACCCAAAGCTGCATTACAAGCAGCACAACTTGCTCTAAAATGCCTAGAGCATTATCCTGATCAACGTCCTTCAATGGAAGAAGTTCTTGAGGGATTGGAAACCATTGAAAATATCCATTCAAGATAg